In one Rutidosis leptorrhynchoides isolate AG116_Rl617_1_P2 chromosome 8, CSIRO_AGI_Rlap_v1, whole genome shotgun sequence genomic region, the following are encoded:
- the LOC139864755 gene encoding uncharacterized protein, whose amino-acid sequence MAKETPLNASNNFGVTNIRTFVPLNIDLDELNYDSWRELFETHYMSFDLIDHLDGTTKPSADDDKDWKKTDSLIKLWIYGTLSKPLLQSVVKRKYTAHQLWEYIENLFRNNKDSRAMELENEL is encoded by the coding sequence ATGGCTAAAGAAACTCCCCTCAATGCCTCCAACAACTTTGGAGTTACTAATATCCGCACGTTCGTTCCACTCAATATTGATCTGGACGAACTAAATTATGATTCATGGCGAGAACTGTTTGAAACACACTACATGAGTTTTGACCTCATCGATCATCTCGATGGCACCACTAAACCCTCTGCCGATGATGATAAAGATTGGAAGAAAACTGATTCTCTAATCAAGCTTTGGATCTACGGAACCCTCTCGAAACCACTCTTACAATCTGTGGTTAAACGCAAGTACACCGCCCATCAACTTTGGGAGTACATCGAAAATCTGTTCCGAAATAATAAAGATAGTCGGGCAATGGAACTGGAAAATGAACTTTGA